In Clostridium sp., one DNA window encodes the following:
- the greA gene encoding transcription elongation factor GreA, with translation MSNLNKYIMTYDGVKKLEDELEYLRTVKRREITEKIKSALSFGDLSENSEYDDAKNDQAFTEGRIVQLENMLKNVTIVDENEIPLDVVSVGATVKIKDFDFDEEVQYTIVGSAEADPINNKISNESPVGKSLLGKKIGDIVEVQIPDGLSKYKILSIGR, from the coding sequence ATGAGCAATCTGAATAAATATATAATGACTTATGATGGAGTAAAAAAGCTTGAGGATGAACTTGAATATTTAAGGACTGTTAAAAGAAGGGAGATAACGGAAAAGATCAAGTCTGCACTTTCTTTTGGGGACTTAAGTGAAAATTCAGAATATGATGATGCAAAAAATGACCAGGCATTTACAGAAGGAAGAATAGTACAACTTGAAAACATGTTAAAAAATGTTACTATAGTAGATGAAAATGAAATTCCACTCGATGTGGTAAGTGTAGGAGCAACTGTAAAAATAAAGGACTTTGATTTCGATGAAGAGGTCCAGTATACAATTGTGGGATCTGCAGAAGCAGATCCAATCAACAATAAAATATCAAATGAATCGCCTGTTGGCAAAAGCCTTCTAGGAAAGAAAATAGGAGATATAGTTGAAGTTCAAATTCCAGATGGACTCAGTAAATATAAAATACTCAGCATAGGAAGATAA
- the lysS gene encoding lysine--tRNA ligase, whose amino-acid sequence MANDKENFNKLEKKFNALINERIDKFRQLKNDGKDPFEIYKVDRTHTSDQIRDNYDELEGSTVTVAGRLMSKRVHGKAGFSDLYDRYGKIQLYIKIDDVGEEKLKEYKTYDIGDILSITGKVFKTKTGEITIHIENFQLVCKSLRPLPEKWHGLKDPDLKYRQRYVDLIINQDVRDTFMKRTAIIKAMREFLDDKNFIEVETPILSTIAGGAAAKPFITHHNTLDMDMYLRIATELYLKRLIVGGFEKVYEIGKNFRNEGMDIRHNPEFTSIELYEAFADYNDMMEITENMVAYICNKVLGTTKVVYEDKEIDFKPPWERITMVDAVREFTNIDFNEIKDDAEAQQIAREKNIQLKKELKDCTKGYILDMIFEEFCEEKFVQPTFVLDYPVEVSPLTKKKRGNDNFTERFEGFVYGREICNAYSELNDPIAQKERFVQQLRERELGDDEAYMMDADFINALEIGMPPTGGLGIGVDRLIMFLTNSSSIRDVILFPTMKPL is encoded by the coding sequence ATGGCAAATGACAAGGAAAATTTTAATAAACTTGAGAAGAAGTTTAATGCACTTATAAATGAGAGAATAGATAAATTTAGACAGTTGAAAAATGATGGGAAAGACCCTTTTGAGATATATAAGGTTGATAGAACCCATACTTCAGATCAAATAAGGGATAATTATGATGAGCTTGAAGGCAGCACTGTTACTGTTGCAGGAAGGTTGATGTCAAAACGTGTGCACGGCAAGGCTGGATTTTCAGATCTGTATGATAGATATGGAAAAATACAGCTTTATATAAAAATAGATGATGTAGGGGAAGAAAAATTAAAGGAATATAAGACATATGATATAGGAGATATTTTATCAATAACGGGAAAGGTTTTTAAAACAAAAACCGGTGAAATTACAATTCACATTGAAAATTTCCAGTTAGTCTGTAAATCCCTGAGGCCTTTACCGGAAAAGTGGCATGGCTTAAAAGATCCCGACTTAAAATATAGACAGAGATATGTGGATTTAATAATAAATCAGGATGTAAGAGATACATTTATGAAAAGAACGGCTATAATAAAGGCTATGAGAGAGTTCTTAGACGATAAGAACTTTATTGAAGTAGAAACTCCAATACTGTCCACAATAGCAGGGGGAGCTGCAGCAAAGCCTTTTATAACTCATCACAATACATTGGATATGGATATGTATCTTAGAATTGCAACTGAATTGTATCTAAAGAGATTGATTGTAGGTGGATTTGAAAAAGTTTATGAAATAGGTAAGAATTTTAGAAATGAGGGAATGGATATAAGACACAATCCCGAGTTTACATCTATAGAATTATATGAGGCATTTGCTGATTATAATGATATGATGGAAATTACAGAAAATATGGTAGCTTATATATGCAATAAAGTTCTTGGTACTACTAAGGTTGTCTATGAAGACAAGGAAATAGATTTTAAACCTCCATGGGAAAGGATTACCATGGTTGATGCAGTCAGGGAATTTACGAATATAGATTTTAATGAAATAAAAGATGATGCAGAAGCACAGCAAATTGCAAGGGAAAAAAATATTCAGCTTAAAAAAGAATTGAAAGATTGTACAAAAGGATATATATTAGATATGATATTTGAAGAATTTTGCGAAGAGAAATTTGTTCAACCGACTTTTGTACTGGATTATCCAGTTGAAGTATCGCCTCTTACCAAGAAAAAAAGAGGAAATGATAACTTTACCGAGAGATTTGAGGGATTTGTATATGGAAGAGAAATATGTAATGCTTATTCTGAACTGAATGATCCTATAGCTCAGAAAGAGAGATTTGTCCAGCAATTGAGGGAAAGAGAACTAGGTGATGATGAAGCATATATGATGGATGCTGATTTTATAAACGCTCTTGAAATTGGAATGCCGCCAACAGGTGGCCTTGGAATAGGCGTAGATAGGCTTATAATGTTCTTGACTAATTCATCGTCAATAAGAGATGTTATATTGTTTCCTACTATGAAGCCGCTTTAA
- a CDS encoding glycine--tRNA ligase: MEKNMDKVVALAKNRGFVYPGSDIYGGLANTWDYGPIGVELKNNVKKAWWQKFVHESKYNVGIDCAILMNNEVWVASGHVGNFSDPLMDCKDCKSRFRADKLVEEHMTSQGVEKASADGWSNEKLEKYIKDNGIVCPNCGKSNFTDIRQFNLMFKTYQGVTEDSKSEIYLRPETAQGIFVNFKNVQRTSRKKIPFGIAQIGKSFRNEITPGNFTFRTREFEQMELEFFCKPGTDLEWHSYWKEYCWNFLINLGLNKDNIRFRDHEKEELSHYSSATSDIEYLFPFGWGELWGIADRTDYDLKQHQNHSGKDMNYLDPTTHEKYIPYCIEPSVGADRAVLAFLVDAYDEEELEGGDIRTVMHFHPVIAPFKAAVLPLSKKLSEHALKIYDLLREEFNVDYDEAGSIGKRYRREDEIGTPYCITVDFDTLEDNTVTVRDRDTMKQSRIKVEELNKFLKEKTRF; this comes from the coding sequence ATGGAAAAGAATATGGATAAAGTTGTTGCTTTAGCAAAGAACAGGGGATTTGTATATCCCGGCTCAGATATATATGGAGGACTTGCAAATACCTGGGATTATGGACCAATTGGAGTTGAACTCAAAAATAATGTAAAAAAAGCATGGTGGCAGAAATTTGTCCATGAGAGTAAGTATAATGTAGGAATAGATTGTGCCATACTTATGAATAATGAAGTATGGGTAGCTTCCGGGCATGTAGGAAATTTTTCGGATCCTCTTATGGACTGTAAAGACTGCAAATCAAGATTTAGAGCAGATAAATTAGTTGAAGAGCACATGACATCTCAGGGGGTTGAAAAGGCCAGCGCAGATGGGTGGAGCAATGAAAAACTTGAAAAGTATATAAAAGATAATGGAATAGTTTGTCCTAATTGTGGCAAAAGCAATTTTACAGATATAAGACAGTTTAATCTTATGTTTAAGACATATCAAGGGGTAACAGAAGATTCTAAATCGGAGATATATTTAAGACCGGAAACGGCTCAAGGCATATTTGTAAATTTTAAAAATGTTCAGAGAACAAGTAGAAAAAAAATACCTTTTGGAATAGCACAAATAGGTAAATCTTTTAGAAATGAAATAACTCCAGGCAATTTTACTTTTAGAACCAGGGAATTTGAACAGATGGAACTGGAATTTTTCTGTAAACCGGGAACCGATTTGGAATGGCATAGTTACTGGAAAGAGTACTGCTGGAATTTCCTGATTAACTTAGGATTAAATAAGGATAATATAAGATTTAGAGATCATGAGAAAGAAGAACTTTCTCATTATAGTAGTGCAACTTCTGATATAGAATATCTATTTCCATTTGGCTGGGGAGAATTATGGGGAATTGCAGACAGGACAGATTATGATTTAAAACAACATCAAAACCATTCGGGAAAGGATATGAATTATCTGGATCCGACGACTCATGAGAAATATATTCCCTACTGTATAGAGCCATCAGTTGGGGCAGATAGAGCAGTATTGGCATTTCTGGTTGATGCATACGATGAAGAAGAGCTTGAAGGTGGAGATATAAGAACAGTTATGCATTTTCATCCGGTAATAGCCCCATTCAAGGCTGCAGTACTTCCTTTAAGTAAAAAATTATCTGAACATGCTTTAAAAATATATGATTTATTGAGAGAAGAATTTAATGTAGATTATGACGAGGCGGGAAGTATTGGAAAGAGATACAGAAGAGAAGATGAAATAGGAACCCCTTACTGCATAACTGTTGATTTTGATACCCTCGAAGATAATACTGTTACAGTAAGAGACAGAGATACTATGAAGCAGTCCAGAATAAAAGTAGAGGAACTTAATAAATTTTTAAAGGAAAAGACGCGGTTCTAA
- the murD gene encoding UDP-N-acetylmuramoyl-L-alanine--D-glutamate ligase: protein MKNNFDTFKQFIKGKNVAVVGIGISNRPLIDFLLRLGAQISAFDKKTEKQLGNITNILRSKGVKLVLGDNYLDNLNGFDMIFKTPSMRIDSPALVKAKNSGAYITSEVEEFVKYCPAKIFGVTGSDGKTTTTTLIYNILKEEGFKSWVGGNIGTPLFDKIENIDQNDRVVMELSSFQLMTMEVSPQVSVVTNISPNHLDIHKDMNEYVNAKKSIFKYQDKEDLLILNRDNDYTNNMVKEALGRVRQFSIRERLASGGCLKNDALYIDDSEVCKIDEVKLMGMHNVSNLLAAFCAVKDDAGIDSMRKIATTFKGVEHRCEFIRSLHGVKYYNDSIASSPTRTLAGLKAFKKPVILIAGGYDKKIPFDILAEEGYSKIKTLILLGATKNKIKAAFENLQASKNVHVPIVEVDSLEEAVLKAAEIAADGDIVTLSPACASFDMFENFETRGNKFKDLVKDLK, encoded by the coding sequence ATGAAAAATAATTTTGATACTTTCAAACAATTTATAAAAGGCAAAAATGTTGCTGTAGTAGGTATAGGAATTAGTAATAGGCCTTTAATAGACTTTTTATTGAGACTTGGTGCACAAATAAGTGCTTTTGATAAAAAGACTGAAAAACAGTTGGGTAATATTACGAACATATTAAGGAGTAAAGGAGTTAAACTTGTATTAGGAGATAATTATTTGGATAATTTAAATGGCTTTGATATGATATTTAAGACTCCATCTATGAGAATAGACAGTCCGGCACTTGTTAAAGCAAAAAATAGTGGTGCCTATATAACTTCTGAAGTTGAGGAATTTGTTAAATATTGTCCTGCTAAAATATTTGGTGTTACGGGAAGCGATGGTAAAACAACTACAACTACACTTATATATAATATATTGAAGGAAGAAGGCTTTAAAAGTTGGGTCGGAGGGAATATAGGAACTCCTCTTTTTGACAAAATAGAAAATATAGATCAAAATGACAGAGTTGTAATGGAACTTTCAAGTTTTCAACTCATGACTATGGAAGTTTCTCCACAGGTGTCCGTAGTCACAAATATAAGTCCCAATCATCTTGATATACACAAAGATATGAATGAGTATGTAAATGCTAAAAAAAGCATATTTAAATATCAGGACAAAGAGGACCTGTTAATATTAAATAGAGACAATGATTATACAAATAATATGGTAAAAGAAGCATTGGGAAGAGTGAGACAGTTTAGCATTAGAGAAAGGTTGGCTTCTGGAGGATGCTTGAAGAATGATGCTTTATATATTGACGATAGTGAAGTGTGTAAAATTGATGAAGTCAAGTTAATGGGAATGCATAATGTATCTAACTTGTTAGCTGCTTTTTGTGCTGTAAAAGATGATGCAGGTATTGACAGTATGAGAAAGATTGCCACTACTTTTAAAGGCGTGGAGCATAGATGTGAATTTATAAGAAGTCTGCATGGCGTTAAGTATTACAATGATTCAATAGCATCAAGTCCTACGAGAACCCTTGCAGGTCTCAAAGCTTTTAAAAAACCGGTTATACTTATAGCTGGCGGATATGACAAAAAAATTCCTTTTGATATACTTGCAGAAGAAGGGTATTCTAAAATAAAGACACTTATTCTGCTTGGGGCTACAAAAAATAAAATCAAGGCTGCATTTGAAAATCTACAGGCATCAAAAAATGTTCATGTTCCAATTGTTGAAGTTGATTCGCTTGAGGAAGCCGTCTTGAAAGCTGCAGAAATAGCTGCAGACGGAGATATTGTTACCCTTTCTCCTGCATGTGCTAGTTTTGATATGTTTGAGAATTTTGAAACACGGGGAAATAAGTTTAAAGATTTGGTGAAAGATTTAAAATAG
- a CDS encoding recombinase family protein: MKANKKSAAVTWSIIERFKKGIPIIPTHNLLGFGKDHLGQIIVVEEGANIIRYIYNSYIGGSNAREIAQALTDACIPTVLGKPMWKSSSILRILKNEKYCGDVLMQKTFTVDCFTHKKMRNTGQRPQYLLKGGIPAIIPKTQWLTVQKSLKECHFSRKLTEKPDIGIFIKRMKTGALRGFIYINPNWNKKEITQVLKKLI, from the coding sequence GTGAAAGCGAACAAAAAAAGCGCTGCTGTCACATGGTCCATCATTGAGCGCTTCAAAAAAGGCATACCCATTATTCCTACTCACAACCTTCTTGGTTTTGGTAAAGACCATCTTGGGCAAATTATAGTTGTGGAGGAAGGAGCAAATATTATCCGCTATATTTATAACAGCTATATAGGCGGTTCTAACGCTCGTGAGATCGCGCAAGCCCTTACAGATGCCTGTATTCCTACTGTACTTGGAAAACCTATGTGGAAAAGCAGCAGCATTCTTCGTATTTTAAAGAACGAGAAATACTGCGGTGATGTTTTGATGCAAAAGACATTTACTGTTGATTGCTTTACGCATAAAAAGATGAGAAATACAGGCCAACGGCCTCAATATCTTTTAAAGGGTGGTATTCCAGCCATTATACCGAAAACCCAATGGCTGACAGTGCAGAAATCACTCAAAGAATGCCACTTTTCAAGAAAGCTGACTGAGAAACCGGATATTGGCATTTTTATAAAGCGAATGAAAACAGGTGCTTTACGAGGATTTATTTATATTAATCCAAACTGGAACAAAAAAGAAATTACTCAGGTACTTAAAAAATTGATATAG
- a CDS encoding CtsR family transcriptional regulator — protein sequence MVARLSDIIENFIKQMIESSDESQLQIRRNELANHFSCAPSQINYVLTTRFTTDKGYYIESRRGGGGCIIIRRVVCSSNKNLFDIIIEKIGDSITYNTALQVIDGLFEADIISEREANILKIAINDRTFNDYVQNKNKLRASILKSIMMVIFHDS from the coding sequence ATGGTGGCAAGATTATCTGATATAATAGAAAATTTCATAAAGCAGATGATAGAAAGCAGTGATGAATCCCAGCTTCAGATTAGAAGAAACGAATTGGCTAACCACTTTAGCTGTGCTCCTTCGCAGATAAATTATGTTTTAACCACTAGATTTACTACAGATAAAGGTTATTATATAGAAAGCAGGAGAGGTGGCGGCGGATGTATAATAATAAGAAGAGTCGTTTGCAGCAGCAATAAGAATTTATTTGATATTATAATTGAAAAAATTGGGGATAGTATAACATATAATACTGCCCTCCAGGTTATAGATGGACTGTTCGAAGCTGATATTATTAGTGAGAGGGAAGCTAATATATTAAAAATAGCTATAAATGATAGAACTTTTAATGATTATGTTCAAAATAAAAACAAACTTAGAGCTTCTATACTTAAATCTATAATGATGGTGATATTTCATGATAGTTAG
- a CDS encoding UvrB/UvrC motif-containing protein, with amino-acid sequence MLCDICKKNEATVHITKIVNGIKQDLNLCEKCAVENGELSFVPKINFVAPFSFQNILSGIMDYMNNSNEDTEDFDIICKNCGTSYREFKKSGFVGCSECYKEFSNILQPVIKRVQANLEHTGKIPKKAGKDIIDRRNLVKLKQDLQKSIALEEYEEAARIRDKIKELQADNNHGNKGE; translated from the coding sequence ATGTTGTGTGATATATGTAAAAAAAATGAAGCCACTGTTCATATAACTAAGATAGTAAATGGGATAAAACAGGATCTTAATTTATGTGAAAAATGTGCTGTTGAAAATGGAGAATTGAGCTTTGTTCCAAAGATAAATTTTGTAGCCCCATTTAGCTTTCAAAATATTTTAAGTGGAATTATGGATTATATGAATAATTCAAATGAGGATACAGAAGATTTTGATATAATCTGTAAAAATTGCGGTACTTCTTATAGAGAATTTAAAAAAAGCGGATTTGTAGGATGCAGCGAATGTTATAAAGAATTTTCAAATATATTGCAGCCTGTTATAAAAAGAGTGCAGGCAAATTTGGAACATACGGGGAAAATACCTAAAAAGGCAGGAAAGGATATTATAGATAGAAGAAATCTTGTAAAATTGAAACAGGATTTACAAAAATCTATAGCTTTGGAGGAGTATGAGGAGGCTGCACGTATAAGAGATAAAATAAAGGAACTTCAAGCCGATAATAATCATGGCAATAAGGGGGAATAG
- a CDS encoding protein arginine kinase, whose amino-acid sequence MDNWITAPKGDNEDLVISSRVRLARNLARVPFPHKLSEEQSKKLIELVDKVFYEDDCTTKEFTTNYLWEKSENEREMFLEKHLISKNLIENSNKAAFILNKNETVSIMLNEEDHIRIQCITSGLNLEEVYNVSDNIDNLLEENLEYAFDERLGYLTTCPTNLGTGLRMSVMLHLPAISLNNQINGLLNALSQVGMTVRGLYGEGSKALGNIYQISNQVTLGRSEEEIMINLKALVSQVINEEKLARENLIKNSRHELEDRIYRSLGILRYAELLSSNECLKLLSYVRLGVEMGIVKDISKVTLNSLLVEIQPATIQQNHDKILSSRERDFDRAKLVRKKLAETTAK is encoded by the coding sequence ATGGACAACTGGATAACAGCTCCTAAGGGAGATAATGAGGATCTGGTCATAAGCAGCAGAGTAAGGCTTGCCAGAAACTTGGCAAGAGTACCTTTCCCTCATAAATTAAGTGAGGAACAGAGTAAGAAATTAATAGAACTTGTAGATAAAGTTTTTTATGAAGATGATTGTACCACGAAGGAATTTACTACAAATTATTTGTGGGAGAAAAGTGAAAATGAAAGGGAAATGTTTTTGGAAAAACATCTTATAAGTAAAAACCTGATAGAAAATAGTAATAAGGCTGCATTTATATTGAACAAAAATGAAACAGTAAGTATAATGCTAAATGAGGAGGATCATATTAGAATTCAATGTATAACGTCAGGATTAAATTTGGAGGAAGTATATAATGTAAGTGATAATATAGATAATCTTTTGGAAGAAAATCTAGAATATGCTTTTGATGAAAGATTAGGATACTTGACTACCTGTCCAACGAATTTGGGTACAGGATTAAGGATGTCTGTTATGCTTCATCTTCCTGCAATATCCTTAAACAATCAAATAAATGGACTTTTAAATGCACTAAGTCAGGTTGGCATGACTGTTAGAGGTCTATATGGTGAAGGATCTAAAGCATTGGGCAATATATATCAGATTTCAAATCAAGTGACTTTAGGACGCAGTGAAGAAGAAATAATGATTAATTTAAAAGCTCTTGTATCACAGGTAATAAATGAAGAGAAGTTAGCACGCGAAAATCTCATAAAGAACTCAAGACATGAATTAGAGGACAGAATATATAGATCTCTTGGAATTTTAAGATATGCTGAACTTTTAAGTTCGAATGAGTGCCTAAAACTTTTATCTTATGTAAGGTTGGGAGTTGAAATGGGAATAGTTAAAGATATAAGCAAAGTTACGCTAAATAGTCTTTTGGTTGAAATACAACCAGCCACTATACAACAGAATCACGATAAAATTTTATCAAGCAGAGAAAGAGATTTTGATAGAGCAAAACTAGTAAGAAAGAAATTGGCAGAAACTACAGCCAAATAA
- a CDS encoding ATP-dependent Clp protease ATP-binding subunit, with amino-acid sequence MMFGRFTERAQKVIIYAQEEAQSLKHGYVGTEHILLGILREEGISKSLLNSMNITAQNVKALIEEYEGKGEIELYNNEIPLTPRTKRLLELSLFEARNLNHNYISPEHILLALIREAEGVAFTILNNLGADFNKLRKELTNSLSGEQSANSNSGKKGAGEPTPTLDQFGRDLTDMAREGKLDPVIGREKETQRVLEILSRRTKNNPCLIGDPGVGKTAIAEGLAQKIVSSNIPELLRGKRVVTLDLSSMIAGSKYRGEFEERLKKVMEEIRKSGNVILFIDEIHTIIGAGAAEGAIDASNILKPALARGEIQCIGATTIDEYRKYIEKDSALERRFQPIMVGEPTKEEAVLILKGLRDKYEAHHRVKITDESIEAAVNMSDRYITDRYLPDKAIDLIDEACAKIRIQNLIAPPDVKKIETDLEKITKEKEDSIRVQDFEKAAKLRDKEKALKDKLEGMKTDWKTEKQVSTLKVTEEHIASVVSQWTNIPVQKLTEKESERLLKLEDILHQRVIGQDDAVKSISRAVRRARVGLKDPNRPIGSFIFLGPTGVGKTELSKALAEAMFGDENNMIRIDMSEYMEKHTVSRLIGSPPGYVGHDEGGQLTEKVRRNPYSVVLFDEIEKANPEIFNILLQILEDGRLTDGKGKTVNFKNTIVIMTSNVGASTIKKQKFMGFTSGSEESNREDDYERMKDNIMDELKNSFRPEFLNRIDDIIVFRKLEKDDLKKIVKLMLNEVSSRLKEQDIEIDFTENAQEYLTKQGFDINYGARPLRRAITKTVEDKLSEEMLKGNVKKGDKVKVSVNDDKLEFSKVE; translated from the coding sequence ATGATGTTTGGAAGATTTACGGAAAGAGCTCAAAAGGTAATTATATATGCCCAGGAAGAAGCCCAGTCTCTAAAGCATGGTTATGTAGGAACAGAGCATATTCTGTTGGGAATACTAAGGGAGGAGGGTATATCCAAGAGCCTTTTGAATAGTATGAATATCACAGCTCAAAATGTAAAGGCTCTTATAGAAGAGTATGAAGGAAAAGGGGAAATAGAACTATACAATAATGAAATACCTCTTACACCAAGAACAAAAAGACTCTTAGAATTGAGTTTATTTGAGGCAAGGAATCTTAATCACAACTATATAAGCCCGGAGCATATACTTCTTGCACTTATAAGAGAAGCTGAGGGAGTTGCATTTACTATTCTAAATAATCTTGGCGCAGATTTTAATAAGTTGAGAAAAGAGCTGACAAATTCACTATCTGGAGAGCAGTCAGCAAATTCCAACAGTGGTAAAAAGGGTGCTGGAGAGCCAACTCCAACTTTGGACCAATTTGGACGTGACTTGACAGATATGGCAAGGGAAGGAAAACTTGACCCTGTAATAGGAAGGGAAAAGGAAACTCAGAGAGTGCTTGAGATATTGAGCAGAAGGACAAAAAACAATCCTTGTTTGATAGGAGATCCTGGTGTAGGTAAGACTGCCATAGCTGAGGGATTGGCTCAAAAAATAGTTTCGTCAAATATACCTGAACTCTTAAGGGGAAAGCGAGTTGTAACTCTTGATCTTTCTTCAATGATTGCCGGTTCCAAGTATAGAGGTGAGTTTGAGGAAAGACTCAAAAAAGTAATGGAAGAGATAAGAAAATCCGGTAATGTGATATTATTCATAGATGAAATCCATACAATAATCGGTGCTGGTGCAGCAGAGGGAGCTATTGATGCTTCTAATATACTTAAACCAGCTCTAGCTAGAGGTGAAATACAATGTATTGGAGCAACTACTATAGATGAATATAGGAAGTATATAGAAAAAGATTCAGCGCTTGAGAGAAGATTTCAACCTATAATGGTAGGTGAACCTACAAAAGAGGAAGCAGTGCTTATATTAAAAGGTCTCAGGGACAAATATGAAGCCCATCACAGGGTAAAGATAACAGATGAATCAATTGAGGCTGCAGTGAATATGTCAGATAGATATATAACTGACAGATATCTTCCTGACAAGGCAATAGATCTCATTGATGAAGCATGTGCTAAAATTAGGATACAAAATTTAATAGCACCGCCTGATGTAAAAAAAATAGAAACAGATCTTGAAAAGATAACGAAAGAAAAAGAAGATTCAATAAGGGTACAGGATTTTGAAAAGGCCGCTAAGCTTAGAGATAAGGAAAAAGCTTTAAAAGATAAGCTCGAAGGTATGAAAACTGATTGGAAAACCGAAAAGCAGGTATCTACCCTAAAAGTTACAGAGGAGCATATTGCATCTGTAGTATCACAATGGACTAATATACCAGTTCAAAAATTAACAGAAAAGGAATCCGAAAGGCTTCTTAAACTTGAAGATATACTTCATCAAAGGGTTATAGGCCAAGACGATGCAGTAAAATCTATATCCAGGGCAGTAAGAAGAGCAAGAGTTGGATTGAAAGATCCAAATAGACCTATAGGTTCATTTATTTTTCTCGGACCTACAGGAGTAGGAAAGACAGAGCTGTCCAAGGCATTGGCAGAAGCTATGTTTGGTGATGAGAATAATATGATAAGGATTGATATGTCGGAGTATATGGAAAAGCATACAGTATCAAGACTTATTGGATCGCCTCCTGGATATGTTGGACATGATGAAGGTGGTCAGCTCACCGAAAAAGTAAGAAGGAACCCTTATTCCGTAGTATTGTTTGATGAAATAGAGAAAGCAAACCCCGAGATATTCAATATATTACTTCAGATACTTGAAGATGGGAGACTGACAGATGGAAAAGGTAAGACTGTAAATTTTAAAAATACTATAGTAATAATGACATCAAATGTTGGTGCATCTACTATAAAGAAACAAAAATTTATGGGATTTACATCGGGAAGTGAGGAAAGTAATAGAGAAGATGATTACGAAAGAATGAAGGATAACATAATGGATGAACTTAAGAATTCTTTCAGACCTGAATTTTTAAATAGAATTGATGATATTATAGTATTTAGAAAACTTGAAAAAGATGATTTGAAGAAGATAGTAAAGCTTATGTTAAATGAAGTTTCTTCACGATTGAAAGAGCAGGATATAGAAATTGATTTTACAGAAAATGCACAAGAATATTTGACTAAGCAAGGATTTGATATAAATTATGGAGCAAGGCCGCTTAGAAGAGCTATTACTAAAACTGTAGAAGACAAACTTTCAGAAGAAATGCTAAAGGGAAACGTAAAGAAGGGAGACAAAGTAAAGGTAAGTGTAAATGATGATAAACTGGAATTTAGTAAAGTAGAATAG